The Tursiops truncatus isolate mTurTru1 chromosome 20, mTurTru1.mat.Y, whole genome shotgun sequence DNA window AAGTACCCACCGTGTCTCATCCTCCTGGCCCTTCAGGAGGGGCTGTGGCTACATGCTCTAAGCATTCTGGGGCACCTCAGCTCCAGGGGTATGTGGGAGAGGCACTTGTGCTCAAAGGCCCTTCCCAGgcttcccccccacacccccagcatCTGGGGTTGCCCTGCTCTGGGGCAAGGCCAGGCCTGGGACTGGCCCTGTGCAGCCAGCTTCCTCAACCTGCGGTGTGTGTCCTCAGCCAGAGAGAGCACATTGTCCAACTGGCCAGTTTGAGAGTGAGCCTAAAAATAGACCCCCATCCAGGGCTGTATAGTCCCCTGGGCTGAGAGAGAGGCTGTAAACAGCACACACCCCAGAGTCTCGGTCACTAGGTTGGGCCTGGCGACTTCCTCCAGGCTcacagccctcccccagcccttccgTCACACCCCGGGGACCAGGAAGCTGGGCAGGCTCTGCTGGGCTTCTCACCATTGGGAAgcacatccccattttacagatgagaaactgaggctcagcagaAATGACACACTAGGCCCTGCAGGCAGTGAGGGCACTGGGACGACCGCAGGCCTTCCCCACAGACCCACGCTCTGCAGGCAGTGGTGTTCTGAGACTTGAACTGGGAATGTCAACAGAGCTGCCTGACTCTGGGGAAGGTGCTCCCAGGCAGCAGTGGTCCAAGTGCCGGGGCCACTCGGAGCTCATGCTGCTCTGACTCGTGCATGTCGCCGGCCCAGCCCCATCTGGCTGACCCTGCCGCACCCTTAGCCAGCTGGATTGTGGCTAGACCCTGTCTCCTGGAAGGCGGGGAGGCCACAGCTAAGGGGAAGAGGCAGATGCACCGCACGCCCTTCCAATCTCTGGAGCCCTTCTGGAGAGGGTGGTCTCCGTCCCATTCCTGTGTCGTGGGCTTCCCTTCCAGAGGCCGAGGGGATCCGGCAGCGGAGTGCGAGGACCAGACGCCCCAGCGATGACCAGGTGGGTCTTGGGCAGTGGAGTGGCCtccaggtgggaggggcctgcccccagcccctcctcactgGCCGGGCTCCCCCAGTTCCCCTGTCTCCAGAGTCGTCTACAACGGCAAGaggaacagtagcccccgctctccccCCAACAGCAGTGAGATCTTCACCCCGGCCCACGAGGAGAATGTGCGCTTCATTTATGAAGGTACACGGGGTGCCCCCAGCCAGGCCCCCTgagcccctcctgccccaggcagGTGGGGGTACCCAGCTCTGGTCACGGGAGGTGGTCAGCGCTATGGTGTTCCTGACAGGGAGCAGCCCAGAAGAGGCAGTATTTGGAGCCAGTGGTGTTTGCTTGGGGAGAGGGGGGCCGTGGAAGACAGCGCACCCTGGGAAACCTGGGGCATCCTGGAAGTGGTGTGGCTGgggtgtgtgagcatgtgtgcaCAACATTTGTGCCAGGAGGAGGGGAATGGAGGAGGCGGGAAAGATGGGGGGCCTGCCTGGAGGAAGTGCTGTACCCCAATGAGTCTCATATGCCACTGTGACTGCAGCTCTGGTCATGGTACCATGAGGCTGAAAGGGGCATGGTCTGGGCAGGGCTCCCCGAGGGAATGGGGATGTGTTGGGGACAACTTCAAGTCAAGAGCAGGCTAGGCCAGGGGGCCAAAAGCTGTGAAGCgggagttgggggcagggggcctgCGGGGCCACTCTGATTGGTGGGGGAAGGTCAGGAGAGGGTGTCCTCCAGCTTGGACACTGACTGGGCCGGACTGCCTGATGCTGCAGGCCTGGGGGTCTAGAGCCCCTGACCACCCCTGCTTCCTGCAGCCTGGCAGGGCGTGGAGCGGGACCTGCGCAGCCAGATGTCGGGCAGCGAGCGGGGCCTGGTGGAGGAGTATGTGGAGAAGGTCCCTAACCCCAGCCTGAAGAGTGAGTGGGgctggcctgggagggaggggccggcCAGGGGGTTGAGCTGGGGGCAGGAAGGCCCACCTGCTTCCTGCTTCCAAGACAGCCTGGCAGGGTGGGCTGGGTCCCAGGGCTTTCAGAGACGGGCAGGACGAGGGACAGACCCTGCCTCTCCACCTGCGCCCACCGCTGACCGCTCTGTCCCCTGGCAGCCTTCAAGCCCATCGACCTGAGCGACCTGAAACGCCGGAACACGCAGGACGCCAAGAAGTCCTAAGGCGCGCCGgtgcccctcccctggcctctgGGAGATCTGGGTGCAGTCTGCTGCTGGCCTCCTCCTCTCCTGTGGGCCCACcttctgggagggggagggggccttGCTCCCAGTGGTCTGAAAACCCCAGGACCAGGACATGATTGATGGCCGaggcctgcccctcctccctgagccccctcctttcctcttgggGGATCTCAAGCTACCCAACACTAGGAGGGCTTGGGCCctgccagcccctgccctcccgtGGGCCTAGGTGGCTCTTTTGAGctgcctggccctgcctgccccccagGGCCTTGACCCTGACTCCCTtcaccttcccctgcccccacccccctacccctGGCCACTTCCAGGATCAGGAGGGAGACGAGGGGGCCTTTGTTGTCTCTTGTGCTGGTGGGATTGGGCTGGGTTAGCTCCTGAGGTGGCCAGGAGGCAGGACAAGGGTGATCGCACCCATGCCCAGCATGGGTCCCCCATTGGCCCCTGCTGCGTCTCTGGCCTGGACACGGGGTGTCTGACCCCTCGCCCCACTCTCCAGCTTGGCCCCTTCCTTCCCTGTGTCAGCTTCAGGACGGCACCAGCTGCCTGGGCCTGGGACACCGCTGGGCGCCCCCTCCAAGGGGTCGCCTTGGGAAGGGGCATGGGGCTGGCCTGAGCTGGTGAGGCTGCCCAGTGGGTCCTGCCCTGTGTGGTGAGTTGGGAGGGTCTTCCTGTGCCCTCCAAATCCAAGTGTCTGACTGGAACCTGAGGACGAGTGAATAAAGGCGGGGTGGCATTGGCTTGGCCACTTGGTCTGTGAGGCCCCTGTCTCGGCTGCCCACACAGGGCTGGAAATCCAGGGTCATGGTCCAGGCCCAGAAGTTCCGTCTGATCCCTGGGCTCCACCAGGGGCCTTGGGCCTCCTGGGGGGCagtgggaggtggaggtgggggcccTGGAAGGTAACACATCCCACATCCCTCTGCGACACTGGGTCCTTGGGGAGCGGCTCCTCTGCTGTCCGGATGGAGGAGTGGCTGCAGGGCTCAGAGCACCCCAAGTGCACTCAACCTTCAAACCTGGACATAGCCCTGGCAGACAGGCCAAACCGGAATTTATTTTGGGAACACCCTTTCCTGTTAGAGTATTCTGGGGCTCCAGCAGCCCCACAGGTGGCTCTGGGAGGTGTCTTTTCCTGGGGGGAATTCCCCAGGGATGGGGGTGCAGGAAGGATGGTTCATGGAATAAGCAGCAGCCATGGCTTGCTGCCAGTGGGTGCTGGctggtgccaggccctgagccaaGTTCCTGTAACCACACAGGCCTGTTTGCTCCCCAGGGACCTGTGGGGCATCCTGCCAAGGGTTTGCGTGCCTGCTGGGCTGGGTCACCCAAGCAGCCCCCCTCTGTGGCTGGAAGGGGGTGGGCGTGGCCTGCCTGGGGTGCAGGGACCTGTGGCCAGAGGCTGAGTgggcacacaggcacacatgccCTCCACCCAGCGTGTCCTAGACCACTAAGGATGGGGTGATGTCCAGCCAGGCCACTGCTGCGCTTGTGGCATTGAGCAAGTTGCTGAGTCTccaagcatcagtttcctcaggtGGAGCTCAGCACCTGCCTGCTGGGCGGCTGCCCAGTGCTAGTGCTTGCTGCCGCTATTAGTCACCTGGTGGATGCACTTGACGGGGCACTCAGCCACCAGGCTTCAGCGGGGCTGGACATCTGCATCCTGGCGACCGCAGTCATGGCCTTGCTGTGAGCCCTGGGGCACATCACTCTCCTGTcccacctcagtttccccaagtgAAGTGAGAGTATGGGCTGTGGTGGTTCAAGGCCTCTCTCCGAAGGGGTGCTGGAGCCCCCTGGCAGCACACCGGGGAATGTCTAATATCTTGCTGCGTTGGTTAAAAATTGACTTAACTTTGCTCCCAGCCCTCTCTAGGTCATTCCTCCCTCCTGTGGGGCTGGAAGGTGGGAATGGGGCCACACCGGGCCCCAGCATCTGGGTCTCCCCTGCCCACAGCCACCCTCCTGCTAGCAGTGGTACCTTGCCCCTGTGTGGGTGGGCCCATGGGATACCCCGCAAGGCCTTTTCATTCCCGCTTTCCCCGCCAACTTAGATTATCTGAAATAGAGGCCCTGGACCTGGAGTCTTTGCCGAGCACACCCTGGAGGTGGGAATGTGGTTAACAGgctgtgctggggtggggggtgaggaaCTCGGTTGGGGGCACTGGAGACGTAACCCTCACCAGCACAGTGGGCTGCCTGGCTGACCATGAGTGGCTGGAGACACCTCTCCCCGCCTCAGACAGTGAGGGTAGAGGAGATGAGGGGAGCATCCTGGTGGAACAGGGGTGCCCAGTCCTCCATCATGTTCTACCCTTGGTGGTGCTCATATCACTGTCTGCTTTCATTCAGTGCTGACAACTCGGGGGGCGGAGGGTGGATTTTATTACCCTGATCTTACGTATGAGGAAATGGTGGCCTCTTGTAGGAGACTGGCCTTAATCTGATTTTTAAGCTTTTACTGTTATCAAAATCTGAATTTAGTAAGTACTTCCTGAGCATGTACCCTGAGCACGTTCATGTAAATTGAGCATGAACAGCAATTCCCTAATGTCATCTAACACCCAGTCCATAGTCTCCTAGTGTCTAAAATAATATATTCCACATGGGTTATAGACTCAGAATAGAAAGGCCAAGTGCATCGGCTGAATCTGCTTGATGCGTCCCGTAAGTCCTTCTTAGTCACAGTGCCTCCTCCCACATTTCCCCTCCGTTTATGATTGAAGACCTGCTGGATACTTGATGTTGGAGTTTCCCAAACTCTGGTTTTCACTGGTTGCATCTTTGCAGTGTTAACAGACTCCTTTGTCGCCTGCATTTCTGTAAACAGAGGTGAGAGGTGGATGCTTGATGGGATTCATTGGAGGAAACTTTGGATGTAAAGGGATCGCGCTGgttgctgtgttgagaataggcTGCAGGTTCAGGGTAGAAGCGGGGAGACCTGTCAGGGGGGCTACCTCAAGTGAATCGTGGGAGGAAGAAGCTGGGTGAGGGGGCAGGTAAGGAGTTCGATATGGACTGTGGAATTTAAGTTGCCATTGGATGTCTGAGTGGAGGTGCCGAGAGGGAAGCTGAGTCTAGAGTGGATTTGGGAGGGCCACAGAGGTTGGAGATATAGTTTGGGAGTAATTTGAATATTGATGTTTTTTTTAAGGTTGATAAAGAAGGGAGGAGGATGGGACCTGATCCCTGGGCACTGCactcagggagaggaggaggaagcaggaccAGGGACTGAGAGCAGTAGAGAGCAAGGTCAGAGAaagggcaggtgggggaggaCCTGGGGCTGAAGGCTGCCATAGAGTCCAGGAGGAGGCCGAGGCAGTCAGAGTTCGGCTAGTTGCAGCCCTCAGacttctcctcccaccctctcacCTAGAGCCAACCATTTTCAACTTTCCTGCTGATTCTTTGGTTTGTATTTCTATGTCTAAATAGCATACGTGAAGCGTTACTTCTTGGTTTTCCCATTTCATTCCGTCCCCCACTCCCATTTCACACGTGCTCTTACCATCCGCTATCCTCCCTAGATCTTTCTCTCATAACTTTGGTTACATCAGTGTTGAGTATTTACATTATGATATCTGTGTATTTAGAGATGAGCCTTGTGGtaaattgtggggtttttttttctgcccaactttttgttttccttgaagttattaattgccttcttttttcatttgctcaGTTGTCTATGTACTAAGTCCTGAACTCTCCAGCAGGTCATCTAAGTCTCCTCTCAGTGTGTTCAGTCACTTTGATCCACTTGAGGGCGTCTCTCCTGTACTTTCGCCCTGCTTGAGGCTCCTTCCCCCCAGTGACCCactctgcctggcacacagctgccATCCTGGGGATGCCCCTCAACTCTCCTAGGTTTGATCAGTGTTTATTGTAGtccatgttttcctctttcttggtcTCCACACTCATTTTAGTAGCATGCATgtggggagacacacacacacacacacacacacacacacacacacacgtacgtacGTACGTGCTGGGTGGTTCCCATGCATTCTTTTAGGGGAAGTGCCTGAGATTTggactggggtggaggtgggaagggaagtagagatggggaaggggcagagggccTGGAGTGTTTGTCTTCCTGAATGGAGGGTGATGCTGTGTGGGTGCTGGGCCCTGCGTTAGAAAGTCAGGTTCCCCCACCATCCCACCTGCAGGATGGCCTGGTCAGAGCCAATGTTTATTGGCTGGATGAGCCCAGCCCCTTCCAGGCCTCCACCTCCACTCCTGACTCCACCGGCCTGCTCCAGTTCCCTTGGGGACAGGGACAGGGTGAAGGAGGACAAGGGCAGAGGGAGTCAGGATGGGGAGGGCTGTCAGGAGGCCCCTAGGTGAGCGGCACACCCGCAGGGCAGTCACCAACCCTGAGCTCAGCTGGCGTGAAGGAGAACTTGTGCCCTCCCTGTGCTAGGCTTCTGGGCATGGAGGGCTGGCAGGGGTGCCCCTGTGGGCAGGGGCTCAAAGGAGCACTAGGGCCTAGGGAGCCTGGGGGGCCTGGGATGAGAAGTGACCTGAAGCCTCAAGGTCAGGGGTCTCAGGTCCTCAAAGGTGCAGCCAGCCACACTACCTCCCTGCCCTGCAGTCCCCACCGATCATAGTAACATCGCATCCCACCTGGGCCGCAGGAGAGCCCAATCTACCTTAActcacctcctgcccctccctccctgctatATCCGGTGGCACGAGGTGAGGGCCCCCTCAGGAGGGCCCCAGTGCCTGGCAGGTGAGTAATTCTATTTACCTTTCCTGAGAGGCCTCCTGTCCTTTCATTTGCTGCAATTAGCTCAGCTCTGCCTAAGCAGCTCCAGCCCACGTGGCTGGGCAGGGACTGTGGACACCCCCTCCCCCGGGTCCCGGCAGTCACCCCCCACCAGCTCCTAGGAGCAGGGCCGCCTGGCTGGCCCATTTGGCTTGTACTCTTGGcttctgtggccccttcctctTTTGACAGTGCCCCTGCTCCTACCCCCTTCCACGCATACCCCCCACCAGGCATCATGGCACCGGACACAAGGGGCGCTCTTGAGGGTGACTACAGTCCTCGCACTGCTCCTGCACTTGTCTCCACCCTCTGCATCAGATGCACCGCGCCCCGGGGGGCAGCTTGGACTCAGGGCGCACCACCTGGCTCTTCCTGCATGAGTGCCAGCCCTCATTGACTGCCAAGCAGGGTGCCCACCCACCAGGCAATGGGCAGCACCCTCGCACACAGCTGCCCTTCCGCATGCGCTTGGAGCAGCAAGGACTGCAGTGATTCTCTGTGAAGTGGCTATGTTGGGCTGTGCCGCAGTCTTTGGAAAACTGTGCTGCGCCTGCACTTGGACGGTCTCGATTTTGGGGGTCCATCTCTCCCTGCTTCAGTTGGCTACATGGGCTGCGGATTGCTGGGGTGGCTAGAGTTGGGATGAAGCAGAGGCCAGTAGAGGACATCCAGTTCTGGATTATCTAGTTCTGGATTATCCAGTGATGCCCTTGCTGGGCCTGAGTCCAGCCCCGGCTTCGGCTCTAGCAGGGAGCCAGGGATGTTCATGTGGGGTTGGTAGAAGGACTGTGATGTTGGTGGCTTCCCTCGGCCATTGACGCCCTTCATGCCCCTCTGCGGGCGAATGGTGACACTCCGGGGGTTGAGGGGCCAAGACTGAGTGGGGCCCATCCACTctggcccggggtgggggtgagccaccccccaccccaccctggcgCGAGGGCTGAGGACGGCACGTGCTGGTGGGGCACCACCAGCCACCACTCACACACACCCTCAGGGATTCCAGCTCCAATTCACCTGTATGATGGGGCAACAAGGAGAAGTCTAGAAGGAGCAAGCCAGCACGGGCCGTCCACGGCTGCTCCCTTCTCACGGGGAGGCCCTGGGCCCAGCTggcccctctcctccagcccagcTGTCCACCCAGGGTGAGCACAGAGCTCTTTATTGTTGGAGGACACATGTTTTCTCTAACTCAGACACACTGACACACACGGGGACACACGGGCATGCATTCACAGAACAGCTTCCCTgccacatcccctcccccaccccttggcacagagcaggtgccccTCAGACCACCACACTGGGGAACATGTGGACAGCAGGGTGCTGTCTGGCTCCCACGCTCTTGCCTCTGCTGGGCATCGGTTATGGATTGTCCAGTGATGCCCTCTCTGGGCACCTGAGTCCAGCCACAGCTGAAGTTCCAGGGGGCTTCAGAAGGGGTTCTCAGCCAATCCAGGGAGGCCGCCAGCCAAGTGGGTCTCCGTAGAGGGGTCCTGGCTAGTCCTGTTGCTGCCACTGCCCCTTGAGAGCAGCAGCTTCTCACTGGGGGGGCCACCAGTGGGCCTGGCCGTGTGGCTGCCGACATGGCACTCCTCCTGCAGTGCTTTGCCCTCACGCCAGCGATGCCAGCGCCGCAGCAACTCCGACTGCACCTGGGGTGGGCAGGTGGGTCGGGCCAGTCCCAGGGCCTGCCCGTGCCACCCTCTCAGGATCCCCAACCCCCTGGCCTTGAAGGGCTATTGGGCCCTGGGTGTGGAGCCAGGCAGGCTCTGTCACCACAGAACGCTGGGGTCTGGGAACACTTGGGGACCCCCTCACCCTCAGGTGCACTCCCTGAGGACGGGCTGAGGCTGACCCATCTCAgcaggcctgacacccagtgTCCTGGAAACTGAGCCCAGTAAGTGCAGGTGGACACGAAGGGCTCGCACCTGAGGGGTGGGGCCAGGATGTCTACACTCCCCCTGACCCCAACCCCAGCGCTGGTTCCAGACCCACACCCCCCTCACCTACCTCCTTGTTGAGGAAACAGTAGAGAACAGCCACCAGCAGGCCCTGGAGAGATGGGGGAGGTCAGGGCTGCACCCAGGCTGGCCTGGGGGTTGGGCTGTTGGTTAAGGGGCGGGCAGGCACCTGGAAGGAGCTGAGGAAGAGGTCGAAGAAGAGCTTGGCGGAGCGCAGGGTGCCCTGGGCATGCTCGTCGGTCACAAAGGCAAACACCACCTCGTGGACCCCCAACAGGGGGATGAGGGTCAGCGTGGACTTGGCCAGCCTGCGGGGGCAGAGACTGAGCCACCAGCCCAGCACCCCCTGGGGCTCtggtgcccccacccccacctacaCTCCCTCTGGCCCCCGGGATTCCGCAAGCCGCCTGGCGCCCTCCCACTCCCAACGCCCACACCCACCGGAATTTGTAGTCAGTATAGCGCATCTGGTGGGCTTGCAGCTTGGCCACCAGGAGGTGAAGGATGCGGATGAAGATGAAGAAgttgatctgtgtgtgtgtgggggacaCAGCTCAGGGCAGCTCTTGGCCCCTACCTGTCCCTCCTGGAGGTGGGCCTGGCAGCCAGACAGACCCTGGCTCCTGGGGCCCTGGGGCTGTGGGCACCCAGTCAAGGATGGACAGCCTGGCCCAAGGCCCAGGGCGCCAGCCAGTGTCCTGGGTGAGTGCCAGGCCTCCCTCCCTGTCCAGCCAGGCAGGATGCTGTCTGTCTCCTCAGGCTGCTGCAGGCCGATGaggaaggaaggggctggggggccAAGGCCAGCAGCCTCCCGGCCCTCCCTGCGGTGCCAGCAGGTGCCTCATTTCCTCACCAGGATGGCCAGGAAGACGGGGAAGCGCAGGATCCACCAGAAGCCCATGTTGTCATTGCTGGTCCAGCACCTGCAGGGTGGGGCCTGCTCGTGTCCTGGCAGCCTCGTAGCCCCCCGCCCCCTGATTCCTTGGGATCTAATTAGTGCCTCAGGAAAAGAAGGGAGATAATTACCAATGACCTCCACCCCCGGGGAACCAGGTTTGCTTAGTGCCCCCCACTGCCTCTGGCCGGAGACCCCTGAGCCACTCCCACACTCTGAGCCACATGGCCATTCCCCACAGGGCCAGCCCAGCACCTCCCACAGGAGAGGCGAATCCCCCTGCTGGCCCGCCAGTCAGATACTCACTGGATGTTCTCAAACAGACACTTGACCACCACCCAGGGGGTGACGAACAGCATGGGGGCACCTGTGGGGAGAACAGCTGTGGTCCCGTGGCCCTGGCCAGCCCGCTGGCCCCCTGCGCACCGGCCCACTCACCCCAGCCGATGCCCAGGTAGAGGGGGAAGCAGCTCCTTTCAGGGATGGTGGCGAAGCTCAGCAGGCTGTGCAAGTACACGCCCTCCACCAGCAGCCAGCAGTAGTTGGCCACGACGCCGTACTGCATGAACACCGCGGCCACCCGGCAGCCGGCCACTGCCTGGCCGCGGGGGCAGCATGAGTGCGGGCCTCCCAGCTGCCTGCCGCCCAGGGCCCGGAGGCCAAGAGGCCGGATCTGGGAGCTCACCCCGTCACTCAGCCAGACGCTCACGCTGAAGTCGTCCCCAATCCTCTGGCTGTAGCGGGTCTTGAGCAGCGTGTCGATGACCAGCACAGAGCTGGCCTTGAGCACGAAGGACGCGAACAGGTTCACGTGGATGTAGTTTCGGGTGCAGTGCAGCTTGCTGTGGGGACAGCGAGTCAGTCCCCGCCCACCCTGCCCGCTGGGGCCCCCCATGAGCAGGGCGGTGGGCATACCTGAGGCCCAGCAGGATGGCCAGGGCCAGGAGCAGGGCCCCCAGGGACAGGGAGTAGCCCACGGTGTACATCACCTGGAAGCTGCTGTACATCTTGGCCACCTCCTTCTGCAAATCGCAGTGGCCAGTCAGGGCTGGAGAGggccatcttgcccctccccccaacccccactgCACCTGCCACAGGCTGACCTGGACCTCAAGCTCCTTGTCGTCCATCTGGCACTGGGAAGCATTTCGCCATGGCTGCCCCCGCGGCCCACGTACCCACTGCCCATCAGGCCCACACCTCTTGAAGACGAGGCGGTGCTGCACTGCGGGGGCAGGCTCTGGTCAGCTCCCCGCCCCTGGGCTGAGCCCCCTCTGCCAACCCCCCACATCCCTGCTGTGGTTACCTTTGTGGTGCCAGGGCAGGTACCAGGGGCAGGAGATGTTGGCTGTGGTGTTGGGAGGGGTGTCCGGCCAGCAGGAATATTTGTCAAAGGTTCTATTACAGACCAGCTCTGCAGAGGCGGGGACAGGGTTGCTCCTCAGCAGGGCCTGGCCTGCACAGCCCCCTGTTGTACGCTGTCTGTGCCCCAGGAGGCAGCCTCCCAGATCTCCCTGACCATCCTGCCTTCCCTGGACGCCTCTGTCCAGCCTGATCCTGAGCTCCAGCTCTGCCCGGCCACCTCCCCTCAGATACTCCGCATCTCCACCCAGGGTCTTCCCTCTTCCTAGTGCCCTTCTAGCAGCACTTCCACCTCTGGAGGCTGAACCCCAATTCTGTTGGCATCCTTCTGGGCCCAGCAccggccccctccctcccccaaacaaTGGCTCGGCCTCCCAGGCAGCTCCTCCCGCCCCAGTGTCTCTCTTTGCACCTGAGTGATCTTCAGAACTTGCCCAGAACGCTGTACCTCAGTCTGCCTGAGCACTCCAGGTAATGGCCCATCTCCTTCCCCCTCACCAGCCCTGGTGCCCTCTACCTGCCCCTCTCGGTCCACCTCCCCCACACGCTGTCTGCCTCCTGGGCCACGAGGCTTTGCTCCATGGGAGGAAAGACGGTGTCCAGGCCGTGGGCCTGAGGGGTGCCCAGCAGCAGGGGAGGGTCACGAAACACCCCAGTTCTGGGGCAGTTCTACCATTTCTTAAATGTCCTGGTCTGTGGCCCTGGGCTAGTCACCAGCTTCTCTAtggctcaatttcctcacctgtaaatggtgggtgggggttggggggactgCACTCGGGCCGAAGGCGGGGCTCACCAGTTGGGGGGGGCAGCAGGCTCAGGTTGTGGAGACATTGGTCGCCATAGAGCTTCCACTTCTCAAACAGGAAGTCCATCACCTGAGCGGAGGGGGCCTGCGGCTGGGGGTACAGATGGATGGACAGAGGGGACAGACTGGTGTCAGCATGAGGGGCAGGCAGGCTGGTGGGACAGGGGGACTGGCAGCAGCGCTCACCTGGCAGGCcagcagcagaagcaggaggaggtgggggcagcGTGGCAGGATGGGGGGCATGCCTCTGGGCAGCTGCCCCCCACATCTGGCTGGGGTTGCACAGCTGGGGCAAAGAGGTCCTCGTAGGTGCACTCTCCTCTGGGGGCTGCTGAGTATCAGAGCAGCAGGGTCGTGCAGGGACACCCAGGAGTAAAGAGGCCCAGCTGGTCTCCGCTGTGATCAGCAGGGTGTCCTGCTCCCCTAAAACCATCCCTCTGAGTCTCCGAATCCTACTAATgaagtgggggctgggagggaggggatgccaGAAATGGTCACTCTGCCAGTGGCAGGTTGGGGGTCTGGCCCTGCACCTGGGGGTTCTGCCCAGGGTCCTGGGGGCTGCTCCATCTCACAGACCGTGGCTGTCTGTGTGGCGGCTCTGACAGTCCCAGAGCCCCTCTCCTACATGTTGGTTAAGCGGCCCCAGTCCTGCCTGGTACCAAAGATGTCAGAGGAGGGAGCAGCCTCCCTAGCTGCCCAACTCCTCCCTTCGGCTCTCGCTATTTTTCCCACCTATTCTTAGCTCCTGGGAAAGTCAGCATGGCAGGCTGGGGCAGGGTACCAGGACCATCCATCACTTGGTCCCCAGGGGCATGGTTATCAAGGTGACCCTGGGCCAGCTCCCAGACTTGGCAGGGGCCAGGAGTGCCAAGCATATGCTTAGGGTGGTCCCTGTCACATCCATGCCCCCTTGCCCAGGACTGGGGTGTCTAGGTGCTCCCTTGGGCCACGCCCAAGACTCCGGCCGGGCTTCCTGGGTCCCATGGGCCATAGCACGCAGGCAGCTGCAGCGCATTCCTTTGAGATTAGCGCTGCCAGCTGCCGCGGGCTCAGACACAGGACCCCTGCCCTCGTGGTGCCTGCAGGGGGGACCTGAGGTGCCTGGTCCTGTCCGGAGCCTGCACTGGGGGCATCAGCAGTCCCGTAAGTCATCGTGTCACTGCTTCCAGAGTCCGTCTTCTGGTCCACTGAATCCCACAAGGGCAGTAGGAAGGGGATTCCTTTGGGGCCTAGGGGTGGGGCCCCTAGGAACTACTCATGCAAGCCCCCTTAGGGCTGTGGATGGCATCCTGCCACAGAGTGAGCATGTGATGGAccgatggatggacagatggacgaAACTGGCTGGCTG harbors:
- the GCGR gene encoding glucagon receptor isoform X8, which codes for MVLGEQDTLLITAETSWASLLLGVPARPCCSDTQQPPEESAPTRTSLPQLCNPSQMWGAAAQRHAPHPATLPPPPPASAAGLPGERCCQSPCPTSLPAPHADTSLSPLSIHLYPQPQAPSAQVMDFLFEKWKLYGDQCLHNLSLLPPPTELVCNRTFDKYSCWPDTPPNTTANISCPWYLPWHHKVQHRLVFKRCGPDGQWVRGPRGQPWRNASQCQMDDKELEVQVSLWQVQWGLGGGARWPSPALTGHCDLQKEVAKMYSSFQVMYTVGYSLSLGALLLALAILLGLSKLHCTRNYIHVNLFASFVLKASSVLVIDTLLKTRYSQRIGDDFSVSVWLSDGVSSQIRPLGLRALGGRQLGGPHSCCPRGQAVAGCRVAAVFMQYGVVANYCWLLVEGVYLHSLLSFATIPERSCFPLYLGIGWGAPMLFVTPWVVVKCLFENIQH
- the GCGR gene encoding glucagon receptor isoform X9; this translates as MVLGEQDTLLITAETSWASLLLGVPARPCCSDTQQPPEESAPTRTSLPQLCNPSQMWGAAAQRHAPHPATLPPPPPASAAGLPGERCCQSPCPTSLPAPHADTSLSPLSIHLYPQPQAPSAQVMDFLFEKWKLYGDQCLHNLSLLPPPTELVCNRTFDKYSCWPDTPPNTTANISCPWYLPWHHKVQHRLVFKRCGPDGQWVRGPRGQPWRNASQCQMDDKELEVQVSLWQVQWGLGGGARWPSPALTGHCDLQKEVAKMYSSFQVMYTVGYSLSLGALLLALAILLGLSKLHCTRNYIHVNLFASFVLKASSVLVIDTLLKTRYSQRIGDDFSVSVWLSDGVPPCCSSPPGWWSSVCLRTSSEYLTGGPAGGFASPVGGAGLALWGMAMWLRVWEWLRGLRPEAVGGTKQTWFPGGGGHW